A genomic segment from [Flavobacterium] thermophilum encodes:
- the yegT gene encoding Putative nucleoside transporter yegT — MEAALKRGAAARKTVFPLFYFLIFFAFGALFPLLSVYLQEEARLSGAAIGWIMSLPPIVTMAAQPLWGMATDYTRKPVGLLMAALVLAALFGVMYALAGSYRQFVALTVLLSAMQSAIVPLSDSLALRHVHEQGGNYGAIRLWGSLGFAVAVLAVGWLSDHIAFAVIFYAFSLALLAAAALAARLPRYPMAAPGALTRQDVRGLLAARPFRLLLVATFLLFGPILANNSYFGLLIHELGGTLTGIGLAFLFAAGSEAPFMKAADWLIGRFGAVPILLSAALISAARWLSYAADPPLWFVYMTTVVQGCSVGLAIPTALQYARRLAPERVQATAVALYSAVGNGLGAWFCTLVGGYLFERWHIGAVYSFFGACTLAGVLVLLRLAKRERSIGR, encoded by the coding sequence CGTTTGGCGCCCTGTTTCCGCTTTTGTCGGTCTATTTGCAGGAAGAGGCGCGCCTTTCGGGGGCGGCGATCGGCTGGATCATGTCGCTTCCCCCGATCGTGACGATGGCGGCCCAGCCGCTTTGGGGCATGGCGACCGATTACACGCGCAAACCGGTCGGCCTTTTGATGGCAGCGCTCGTGCTGGCGGCGCTGTTTGGGGTCATGTATGCGCTCGCCGGCAGCTACCGGCAGTTTGTGGCGCTCACCGTGCTGCTGTCGGCGATGCAAAGCGCCATCGTTCCGCTTTCCGACAGCCTCGCCCTTCGCCATGTGCACGAACAGGGCGGAAACTACGGGGCGATCCGGCTGTGGGGGTCGCTTGGGTTTGCGGTGGCGGTGCTGGCTGTCGGCTGGCTGTCTGATCATATCGCCTTTGCGGTCATTTTTTACGCCTTTTCGTTGGCGCTGCTCGCCGCGGCGGCTTTGGCCGCCCGCCTGCCGCGCTATCCGATGGCGGCGCCGGGGGCGCTGACGCGGCAGGACGTGCGCGGGCTGCTGGCGGCCCGCCCGTTTCGGCTGCTGCTTGTGGCGACGTTTTTATTGTTTGGCCCGATTTTGGCCAACAATTCGTATTTCGGGCTGCTCATTCATGAGCTGGGCGGGACGTTGACCGGCATCGGCCTCGCCTTTTTGTTTGCCGCCGGCAGCGAGGCGCCGTTTATGAAGGCGGCGGATTGGCTGATCGGCCGCTTCGGCGCGGTGCCGATCCTTCTGTCGGCCGCGCTCATCTCGGCGGCCCGCTGGCTGTCGTATGCGGCCGACCCGCCGCTTTGGTTTGTGTATATGACGACGGTCGTGCAAGGCTGTTCGGTCGGCCTGGCGATCCCGACGGCGCTGCAATATGCGCGCCGCCTGGCGCCGGAGCGGGTGCAGGCGACGGCCGTCGCGCTGTACTCGGCGGTCGGAAACGGCCTTGGCGCTTGGTTTTGCACGCTTGTCGGCGGCTATTTGTTTGAACGGTGGCACATCGGCGCCGTCTATTCGTTTTTTGGCGCTTGCACGCTGGCCGGCGTGCTCGTGCTGCTGCGGCTGGCCAAACGAGAACGATCGATCGGCAGGTGA
- a CDS encoding 2'-5' RNA ligase, with protein MRRNHYFIAVPLTADAKQAIARFSGDAASSLPFRTWVHEQDYHITLAFLGDVPPERMAPLCEAMNAVAARCAPFSLELAGLGTFGERTAPRIFWQGVKAETALNELRREVYEACLALGFSLDRRPFAPHITIARKWQGEAPFQPEALHSLPAASAAFSVPEIVLYRTNMEKTPKYETIAAFPLLGAPDGRSG; from the coding sequence ATGAGACGGAACCATTATTTTATCGCCGTTCCGCTGACGGCGGACGCAAAGCAAGCTATTGCCCGGTTTTCGGGAGACGCGGCTTCATCGCTGCCGTTTCGCACATGGGTGCACGAGCAAGACTACCATATCACGTTGGCGTTTTTAGGCGATGTGCCGCCGGAGAGGATGGCGCCGCTGTGCGAGGCGATGAATGCGGTCGCGGCGCGCTGCGCTCCGTTTTCCCTCGAGCTGGCCGGGTTGGGGACGTTCGGGGAGCGGACGGCGCCGCGCATTTTTTGGCAAGGGGTGAAAGCGGAAACCGCGTTGAACGAGCTTCGGCGCGAGGTGTATGAAGCGTGCCTTGCGCTCGGCTTTTCCCTCGACCGGCGGCCGTTTGCCCCGCATATTACGATCGCCCGCAAATGGCAGGGCGAGGCGCCGTTTCAGCCGGAGGCGCTCCATTCGCTTCCGGCCGCCTCAGCGGCGTTTTCGGTGCCGGAAATCGTGCTGTACCGGACGAATATGGAGAAAACGCCGAAATACGAAACGATCGCCGCGTTCCCGCTGCTTGGCGCCCCGGACGGCCGGAGCGGGTGA